A region from the Equus asinus isolate D_3611 breed Donkey chromosome 3, EquAss-T2T_v2, whole genome shotgun sequence genome encodes:
- the LSM6 gene encoding U6 snRNA-associated Sm-like protein LSm6 isoform X1, whose product MTGPGPEHLSPQGAWNARFLIRIVKMSLRKQTPSDFLKQIIGRPVVVKLNSGVDYRGVLACLDGYMNIALEQTEEYVNGQLKNKYGDAFIRGNNVLYISTQKRRM is encoded by the exons ATGACGGGTCCCGGCCCTGAGCACCTCTCCCCGCAGGGCGCCTGGAACGCGCG ATTTCTGATCAGGATTGTTAAAATGAGTCTGCGGAAGCAAACCCCCAGTGACTTCTTAAAGCAAATCATCGGACGACCAGTCGTGGTAAAATTAAATTCTGGAGTAGATTATCGAG GGGTCCTGGCTTGCCTGGATGGCTACATGAATATAGCCTTGGAGCAGACAGAAGAATATGTAAATGGACAACTGAAGAATAAATATGGGGATGCATTTATCCGAGGAAACAATG tgTTGTACATAAGTACGCAGAAGAGGAGGATGTGA
- the LSM6 gene encoding U6 snRNA-associated Sm-like protein LSm6 isoform X2, which yields MSLRKQTPSDFLKQIIGRPVVVKLNSGVDYRGVLACLDGYMNIALEQTEEYVNGQLKNKYGDAFIRGNNVLYISTQKRRM from the exons ATGAGTCTGCGGAAGCAAACCCCCAGTGACTTCTTAAAGCAAATCATCGGACGACCAGTCGTGGTAAAATTAAATTCTGGAGTAGATTATCGAG GGGTCCTGGCTTGCCTGGATGGCTACATGAATATAGCCTTGGAGCAGACAGAAGAATATGTAAATGGACAACTGAAGAATAAATATGGGGATGCATTTATCCGAGGAAACAATG tgTTGTACATAAGTACGCAGAAGAGGAGGATGTGA